Part of the Diabrotica virgifera virgifera chromosome 6, PGI_DIABVI_V3a genome, TCTTTTCAGACAAATCAATCAGTCTTTGCAAATAATTTTTCCCTGACTTTAGCTGAAGTCCAGACCCattgaaattattaaatatagTATCCAGTTGATGTATTTTTACCACCAATTCTTCTGGAGGTTTCTTTAGGCCCCCTTCGGAGACTTGGTCAATCCACATGTAAGTGGAAGTATCCGTACTTTCAGGCAAATCTAACTTCGACTCCCTTTTGGAAAGTTTTTCCTGCCTTTTAACTTGATTAATAGAATAACTTTTTGATTGTGGCAGATGAAGAGAAGCAATAGCATCACTCTTCAGCTTGGGTCCTTTCTTTGATTCATATTGCAGCAATTCATGTTGCAAATTTCTTTCAAAGTCTTCCCGCTTGAAATGTTTGGAACAAATCCTAATACAAAAACCTTGaggtttttgtattaaatttgtcTTCTCAGCAACAAGTAATAACCCACAGTTTTTCCAATGCCAAATCCTTGGGAAAACCATGAAATCTAACAGATTTTTCGCCATTTTTCTCCTGATTATCACTCAGACAACCAGCTACTGCACAACGCATTTTATATTTAGTGTATGAACTGTTTCTAGCGAAGTCCCTAAGAAATACAGGGTAAGCAAATGGTTGACTCTTAAGTTCTGATTCAATAATAATTAAACATACCTTATTTTATAAGTTCCAAAACATCAAAATATTGTCCATATAAAGTAAGTACATATATCTTCGAAGACACTATCACTTATAAAAACACTTAAAGAGTTCAAAATAGTATTCACTTAAGTTAAATTAATGCAACTTAAATAAATATTCTTATTAATCCTAAAAATTTTCAAGCACTTGCGAATAAGCTCTAGAAAtgtattatatacagggtgtaacaaaaatacaggtcataaatttaatcgcatattccgggactaaaaatagttcgattgaacctaacttaccttagtacaaatgtgcatggaaaaaaagttacagccctttgaagttacaaaatgaaaatcgattttttccaatatatcgaaaactgttagatattttttattgaaaatggacatgtggtattcttatggcagtagtattttaagaaaaaattataatgaaatttggacaccccatcaaaattttatgggggtttggttcctttaaacccccccaaacttttgtgtacgttccaatttaattattattgtagagccattagttaaacacaagtttttaaaaacttttttgtatctttgtacttttttcaaaagtcagtttttatctagatatttgaatatttgtcaaatccaccacatatttgtatatggtaaagtacggttatggagacttggtaataatatgaaaatttatttatgatttacatttttaagtatattttgaaccatattaaaaaagaagccacatctcgataaaagatgctttatcaaaaaaatacaaagaggcaaaaaagttttaaaaacactgtgtttaactaatggaaccgcagtaatagtttaattggaacgtacacaaacatttggggggtttaaaggaacaaaaccctcataaaatttttatgtaaacatattaaaaaagaagccgcaactcgataaaaactgccttatcgaaaaaagactaaaaggcaaaaagttttaaaaatattgaatttaactaatggcaccacaataataatttatttggaacggacacaaaagtttggggggtttaagggaacaaaacccccataaaatttttatggggtgcacaaatttcactataatttttctttaagatgttctttccataagaatgctacatgtacattttcaacaaaaaacctctaatagttttcgatatattaaaaaaaatcgattttcattttgtaacttcaaagggctgtaacttcttttgtgtgcatatttgtactaaggtaagttaggttcattcgacctatttttggtcccagaatatgtggtttaatttatgacctgtatttttgttacaccctgtaatgagatccgcttataacgaggtaattaatCCGCCATTttagttctcgttatagagggagtctactgtattacaattttataggtcttttttaaaagcttaataTGTAGTCTCTAAAATGcaccaaattattttactttaaaattgaaataaacaacttcttttggAGAAAATTACTAGAGAtgaaaaaatgtaatacaaaaaacgaaaaatatcagttaaaaaaaaatttgtacaaagtcatcaaaacttttttctgtacaacttagcaaaaatatatttaataacatgtttcaaaaatattatatcttaaaatttttttttaactcttatacagtgtgtctgggTAACTTAAAACctattgaaaacttttttattaccaactctacgaaaaaaagttattctttattaGATGCTCTACATCGTATAGAATCTAAGATGCAagcatcagatatcacattttattaattttatacgatgtatgttaaaaaatatgaatttagctcAGGAAAAAGTAcctttcacaatatcaaaaattgttattgaaaagttatttggaattaattCAAACAATTGCATTCTCTTAGTTGAACTATTGTCAACTGTAAAGGTAAAATTATTCTTGAGCGAAACTCATATTTTTCGATATACCtcgtaaaaaattgataaaacgtGATATATTATACTTGAATGTTAGTATTAAGATTATGCAAAGGTTTTTATAAATaacgttttttcgtaaaattaataacaaaatagttttcataattgtaataaaataatgatgttGTGTATCCgtattttgagaaaaatttgcaaaaattattttgtattagaaggatgtaatttcatattaaaatatagtttttaattacaaacaacttttcataacaattttcgatattgttaaatataaaggTAACAGGTACTTTACTCATGAGCGAGTTTCTTATTTTTTGATAGAGgtatctcgtataaaattgatagaatttgatatctgatggttgcatcttagattttagaccatgcagagcattttatgaagaataaatattctttttcgtaaaattgataataaaaaagtttcccatattgatctaatgttgttctgaagctatttccttgtggcattcttttatgattaattatttatatgggaaataagccacaattaaaatgaaaaaaatgaaaaaaataattttattaacgtttcattaatattttttaatattaatattaaatattttttattaatttcatgtaatcgaatgaactatctttcagtaagtcgtcccaggaacgcaactcataaatattggcaatatcattttaaagtcttctactttaaaatgtataatatatgtccgaattgccaatataaatgagtgagattaaataaattattagaagaatttttttgcttagcaacaacacttttgtttattagtaatattttgtattttgacaacggcacccgatttgggcgtcgaaacgttaataaaattatttttttcatttttttcattttaattgtggtttatttcccatataaataattaatcatattGATCTAAGTTACGCAGACATTATGTGTAagctcacaaaaaaatatttttgaattttcaaattgtaatgtcatattcggatttagcataattaaaaataaaatagaaacatttttgatcaaagtaaaatgatcaATTCAccgaaatatttttaaacttgtttaaataattaataaacgaTTAGCGGcgaaatctgtgagtagaactttttacttaacatatttataaactaacaaaaaaagttttagaaaaatataagcttgtttcattttttccCAAATAATGCAAGTTTTCGATCTACTTCGACTCCCCTATGAAATAAATTTATCTACCCTTATTGTTAAAGTACCCTTTAAAGTGGTATATTCATTTAAGTTGAATACCGATCCAGTTTAACATCTgctataaaatatatttttttaaattttcaaacaCAGTATATATAAttaattgctattttagttatggACAAGAGAAAACGGCTTAGCGGAAATGGTAAAAAAGTACCAGAAAACATAGAAGTTAAAACATGTCTGATGACTATCCCAAAAATTAATTCATTTTTCACTACAAGAAGTAATGATCATGATGAAGCTGGTGGATCCAGTTCTGCTAACACAGAAACTCCGTTGGCAAAACCACTAGAAAATGTTAATGCAGAAACAACTGAAGACTCTCCCAGTGCAACGTTAACACCACCTGAAGATTTTTTTGTATCTACCGATCCTGCTGATTGGACAAAAGATGACAGAACAATAGAATATTTAATTATGAATCCTCCACAACAGGACCTGAATATTGACTTTTCAAGTTCCGCCATTAGAGGTTCGACTGGAACGAACAGATCCCTAACAAGgaatatttttttcagaaaaatgttGAACGGTGAAATGAAGTTAAGGAATTGGCTACTTTATTCTATATCGAAGAAGAGTTTATTTTGTATTCCTTGCTGTCTATTTCAGGCGCAACCGAATTCTTTCACTACAGGTTTTAAAGACTGGAAGAATGCTGCCGCCAGATTAAAAAAACATGAAGAATCAAAGTATCACACCGCAAATGTCTTGAGTTTATTCAATCGaggtaaattaaaaaacagaatagACTGTTCCATAACAAGTACGTTCAGAAGCGAAGTACAATACTGGCGCAACGTTTTGCAACGTGTTGTTGCAACAATAATTACACTGACCACAAGGGGACTTGCCATTAGCGGAGATAATTCAGTTATAGGATCAGTTGAAAACGACAACATTTTAGGTTGTTTAGAACTCATAGCAGAATTTGATCCTTTTTTACGCGAGCACCTTACTAAATTTGGAAATATTGGCCAGGGGAACTGTAATTATCTGTCAAACACTATATGCGAGGAACTAATAGTTTTGATGGGAAGAAAAGTAAGAAGAACGATTGTTGGCGAATTAAAGCAAGAAAAATACTATTCTATAATAGTTGATTCGACACCAAACGTGTCTCATGTTGATCAGCTAGCATTTTTAGTTCGCTATGTTTCTGGTGATGGTATGCCGACTGaaagatttattaaatatattcCATCTGATGGTCACAACTCTGCTGCTTTGGAATCGACAGTGATTTCAACTATAGAGGAATGTACCATTGATTTAAGTGATTGTCGCGGCCAGTCATATGATAACGCATCGAATATGTCTGGCAAATATTCAGGACTGCAGGCCAGaataaaaaatcacaataaaCTTGCTGAGTGCGTACCTTGCTCTGGACATTCTCTCAATTTAGTAGGATCTTTAGCAGCAGAATTCTGTCTGAACGCCACTTCCTTTTTCATTTTTGTACAagaattatatacatttttctcGGCTACCACATATAGATGGAAAATTTTGACTGACAACTTAAAATCACCTGTTGTGAAATCTCATAGTGAAACTAGGTGGTCTGCAAGGGCGGACGCAACTAAAGCGTTATACACTGACTTCAGCGAAATAAAAAGTGCGCTTTTTAATATCTCTAACGACGAATGTCAAACTGCAGCTGTGAAACATCAAGCActttctatatttgaaaaaatggaCACTTTTGAAATGGCTTTATTAGCTGTCATTTGGCAACATATTTTAGAAAGAGTGAACCTTTCCAACGAGTATGTCCAGAGTCCTGCAATGGATCTGGGATCTGTCGttaaagagtatgaagctctttTAAATTACTTTACCTCAATCAGAAATAATTTTGCCATTTATGAAgaggaagccaaaaaattatgcccaaataaaacatataaagaaataagaaagagaaaaagaaaaattcaatttgacgagggtgccgatgatgaactaaacttttcagctagtaatgagatgaaaatccacacattctatattcTAATCGACACTCTTATAAAAGACCTGAATATAcatctggaatcttatcgacttatttatcaacgttttcgtgttataacagatttgccaaaattaaacaatgaagaaattattaaagaagctgagaATCTGATACAAATTTATAAAGACGACCTAGATACATCATTCAGACATGAATGCATTCTCTTAAAGGGTCAATTGGATATCACAATAAAATCGCCAATtgacatatttaaatatttaaagaacaGTGGATTAAAAGATGTTTttcctaattttgacattgctttgcgcatttatttgtgcatcccagttgtcaacgtgtccgctgaaaggtcattttcaaaaatatcaaaaattgaaaataatttccgatcaagtatgacgcaagaacgtcttaacaatttgtccattttgtccatagaaagggacgtaacaaaggcgataaattatgacgacattatagatgattttgccaaagaaaaatcaagagaGAATTGTTTGATATGATCGAACTGACATGacaatttttttctgttatatgtacgtcgtagtttaaatccatttttagtgtattctttGTTAGAGGACACTAAATTGTGGGAACAAACCTTTGAAATATTGTGTTGGCAGCAGTGAGTGACAAGTTCCTGTCCTTTGTAAGAATTGTCATGTCATATGGTGTGACAGTTCAGTGTGGAAGTGATAGAGATTCAAAAAAACGCAGGCGGCAAAAACAAAATAGGAACTACATAATAGAGGTAACTAACAAATTTCCTATCTGTTGAATTCCTAAATTTCCTGTACTTTCttggaataaaataaattatacattatcTAGTTAGGTAAAAAAGAGACAGCTTTGCATTACACGGTTAATTATGGGGGATACCACGGGGGGTCTAACCCCCCGGTGATGAGGAGATGTTAGATAATATAGAAAACactgaaaataatattagtttaaaTAATACACCATTACTTGATAGCAATGATAATTCAAATACTATTAATAAcgatgaaataaaaaaaaggaaaaaaacatttcttttatcAGTACACGGATACCGGTCCGTTTGAGGTATATATGGAAACAAAAGGCGATAACGTTGGTAATTATAGTTTTTTgaaattagcaaaatacataaatgacaaaaaaatcgagAATGTACTTAAACTTAGCAAAAAAGGAAAAAACCGAATTAGCGTTGCTTTCAAGAAATGGGAGGATactaataaatttgttttaaatgacgTGGTCAGAAATGATGGATATGAATTGTTTATTCCGGCAAATAACGTAACATGTAGGGGAGTCGTTAATAATGTAGATACTAGTATATCGGATGCAGATCTAATCAAATTTTCGGGATTGGCTTCGGTCAACATTAAAGTACTAGAGATAAGACGATTTAAACGGAAGTCTAAATATGACACGGCGAAATATATTGATACAGAAACAGTCGCGTTTACCTTTTCCGGAAAAGTAATCCCGAAGGAAGTGAATATATATGGGATCCCTTTTAGTGTAAAACCATACATGATACCAGTGGTTCAATGTTATCGGTGTTTTCTTTTTGGACACACAAAAAATCTTTGTAGACggggagaaaaatgtaaaaactgCGCGGACAAAATACATGAAGGGGAATGTTCGATGAAATGTTTTCATTGTAATAGCAGCTTTCATGTAAGTACCTATGAGGAGTGTCCAGAGTATGTGAGACAGCGGAATATTAAAGCTGTCATGTCTCTGGACAATCTTTCATACTACGAGGCATGCGAGAAATTTCCTTATGTTTCTACTAGAAAATCGCAAGAGAATAATATATTCAGAATGAGCCAGGAGGAATTCCCAACATTATATAAAactcaaacaaataatttagagACCATTTCCCATTAATATGCGATGGATAGAAAATGTAAAGAGTAACCCTGAACACCTGTTTAGTAGAAAAATCGAGAATaactcaaacaaaaataaaagaaaggctaatgaaacaaataagacatacaataaagaagtacacaatcaatatttattatctCCAAATGGGAGAAGCGAAGAGAGAGCTCGTGCAGTAAACAATGAGACTCCTGGATGTTCCCGTACAGAGCAACTAGAGAGGGACACAGAAAAAACGCTGAATgcgatattaaaaaaactagattGGAAACATAAGGAACATATAATCAATTACTCGCACCAGCTATTTATACATGAAAGCTCATCGAACCAAAAGTTGCTAGATTTAGATGGATATCATCCACTTATTATCCAATGGAACATAAAAAGTTTAAGCAGTAACTATAACAGTCTAAAATATTTCATAAGCGAACATAGACCCAAATTAATTCTATTAAATGAAACTTGGCTAAAAAATGATCATCACTTCTATCTAAGAGGATATGAAATACATAGGTTGGATCGAGGGAATGGTTATGGTGGCCTAGCTACTGTGGTTCATAATAGTCTGGATCACAAAATAGTATATAGGTACAATAATAATGttagtaaaattcaaattttagcaacaaaaataatagattgggacattacagttattaacatttatatccatcctagggcaaaaataaatttaaatagttgggttggacgcataaataaaatcaggggaaataaaattttaatgggggatatgaatgcacataatgcACTTTGGGGAAGTCAAGTGTCTGCTAATGTTATTGGAAGAATAATTGCTGAATCCTTAGAGGATTTGGATCTAGTTTGCTGCAATGATGGGAGACCCACGCGGATTACCCTACCTGGACAAAATGTCTCAGCGGTAGACCTAACACTAATTTCCTCGGAAATTGCAAATATATGCCAATGGGATGTGTTAGAGGATTCTGGAGGCAGTGATCATTTTCCAACTTCTTGCAAAATCGCAATTGtaaatgaaaatatagtaacacaaAAAAGTCATAAAAGAGATACAAAGAATGTCAATTGGGAGAATTATGCTTCAAAAATAGAAGACTTGATGAAGAATGGGTGTGAAGACTATAATTCATTTACACAAATTATGGAAATGGTGAGTGATGAGGAAATACCTCTCTTGAAAACAGaaaaatctataagaaaaaagaaaagcccTCCCTGGTGGGATAAGAAATgctctaatttaataaaaacaagaaaagaaaaaattaaaaaatataaggaagaagcaagcaatgaaaattatattgaaatcaaaaaaatatttgcatacagtaaaaaaatatttaaaacaaaaaaaagaaatagcttcaaaagcttTTGCAATGGATTGACAATGACTCCTCTATCTGAAATATGGCGAACAGTTAAGTTATTCTCCACATATCAAAATGCTGTAATCCCTGCTAAACTTCCCAACAAACACATAGCTCagaacatattaaataatttggcaATTGACATAACAGATCCTGAGTTCACGGTTACCCTAACTAACGAGGATGTGGAGGACATTTCAAGGCAAGAAATAATAAGTGTCATAAATAAAAAGGATAAGGCTACTGGCTTAGATCTTGTAACATATAGCATGATAAACAGACTTCCCCTGGTGGCGCTAGATGcattgtcaaaaatatttaatcaaatagTTAAAAGAAACAGGTTTTCCACAAGAATGGAAAAACACCCTTGTCATTCCCTTTTTAAAACCCAATAGAAACACTCTATGTGAGGATAATTATAGAAACGTAGCTCTAGagtcatgtgtaggcaaaattttgcaaaatataattaaattaagaatagaacaaataacgaaaaaaaaaaacgatattaAGCCCTAAGCAGTTAGGTTTCAGAAGAAACAAAGGGTGCAACGATAATTTAGCtttaacaattaattatattagaactggatttagtaaaaatttaaatacaattggaatttttttggatatcagtagggcatatgatacagtcaatatatatttgctatataaatatttattaaagtatgACATCCCAATAACTTATGCAAACTTGATCTTGCAATTTTTGCTCAACAGAAATATCTACGTTAAAGACAAATCAAATAATATATTAGGCCCAATGCAAGCATCCACTGGATTGCCTCAAGGGTCTCCACTCAGTCCAATATTATTCAATCTCTATACTAGATCCCTACATGATTTAATAAACCATGAGATGGAGTGTtttcaatatgcagatgattttgtaGTTTTGGTGCAAGGATCTGATATATACAAGTTAATTAATTCCTTAAATACCCATATAATAAATTTACAGGAGTGGTTTGAGAAACACAACTTTAAAATTTCAACACACAAATCAAAagcaataatatttagaaaaagaagtcagGCTTATAACTTCCCAcatttgatatatcaaaatatggaaattccatgaaaaaatgaaataaagtatCTGGGATTTCATTTACAGTGCAATTTGAATATGACAATTCAAATTAACGACATGATAACTAAAGcaaacaaaggaataaatgtcatgAGAGCAATTTGTGGTACAAAATGGCGAGCTGACCCGAACATCCTTTTGAGTTTATACAAAGGAATAGTTAGATCTCATTTAGATTACGCAgccaatcttttaaacccctgcaGTAAAAGTTTGATGATGAGGTTGGAACAAGTATAGAATGTTGCCTTGAGAATCGTAACGGGTTGTCTACGTTCTACACCCAATTTAATATTGCAAGCAGAATGTTCAGTAACAACGTTACAAGTTAGAAGGGAGATACTAGCACATAAATATATACTCAAACACATGCCTGAAAAAAACAATATCATAGTAAAGAGTCTAAATAAGCTAAACGAAGCAATAAATGCAAACAATAGATTCTGGAGGAACAAGGTCATACCAGATTACTCACTAGCATATACAAATAtactcaaaaaaacaaaaaacataattagATATAAAATCAATCCTATATATGAGGTAGAAAGAAAAACTCTTTCTTCTATATCCCATTACAATTAAAAGtctagaatttgaaaaatatgaaattgaatCGAACGAAAGGTTCATAGCTAAATATGGTGGAATATATAATAATCATACCCACgtatatacagatggatcaatAGACCCACAAACAAATCAATCGGGATTTGGAATTTACATCCCAAGCATCAATTATAAATATTCGTCACGACTCCATAACTACACACAAATCTGCACAACTGAAATAATAGCGGTATACAAAGCCATCTCGGTATGTATTGAAAAGGAAATCATGAAAGCAGTGATCTTTGTAGATTCAAAAAGTGCCTTATCCAAAATATCTAGTCACAAATGGGACCAAATGGATTATGTAACTATAATGACCAAAAAACTATTGGTAGATGCAAATAATATGGGATTTTCAATAGGATTAGAATGGGTACCGGGACATCAGGGGATTAAAGGCAACGAGATGGCAGATAGCTTGGCCAATATCGGGAGAGAATTAAGAGTACCATATGATGTAAAAAACATCAGCTCAGATATCTTTTGTGTTACAAAAAAGAACATCTTGactcaattttacaataactGGTATTCCCAAATTAAAGGTAAATATCCGGACTATTATGGACTGCAGAATAGTTTCCCTATAAAACCTTGGTATAACAAATGTGGATATTTGGGTAGGAACAATATTACTAACTTTAATCGTTTACGAAGTGGACATTGCAAAACTCCTTGTTATCTCCACAAAATAGGCAAAACGGAAACACCGATATGCGAATGCGGTACTATGGGAACATTGGTACACATCATCTTTGAGTGCCccataaataaacataaagatatGGATTTGTATCTAGAACTAATAAAAGCTGGAATAGACAGTCCAATATCTTTACAGAGCATTTTTTATAAACCctcgaataaagttattaagataatcaataaatttat contains:
- the LOC126885888 gene encoding 52 kDa repressor of the inhibitor of the protein kinase-like, which encodes MEFKVEIKKEVEEYGQNDIQPYTSIYLEEFKIQPVEDYPVMDKRKRLSGNGKKVPENIEVKTCLMTIPKINSFFTTRSNDHDEAGGSSSANTETPLAKPLENVNAETTEDSPSATLTPPEDFFVSTDPADWTKDDRTIEYLIMNPPQQDLNIDFSSSAIRGSTGTNRSLTRNIFFRKMLNGEMKLRNWLLYSISKKSLFCIPCCLFQAQPNSFTTGFKDWKNAAARLKKHEESKYHTANVLSLFNRGKLKNRIDCSITSTFRSEVQYWRNVLQRVVATIITLTTRGLAISGDNSVIGSVENDNILGCLELIAEFDPFLREHLTKFGNIGQGNCNYLSNTICEELIVLMGRKVRRTIVGELKQEKYYSIIVDSTPNVSHVDQLAFLVRYVSGDGMPTERFIKYIPSDGHNSAALESTVISTIEECTIDLSDCRGQSYDNASNMSGKYSGLQARIKNHNKLAECVPCSGHSLNLVGSLAAEFCLNATSFFIFVQELYTFFSATTYRWKILTDNLKSPVVKSHSETRWSARADATKALYTDFSEIKSALFNISNDECQTAAVKHQALSIFEKMDTFEMALLAVIWQHILERVNLSNEYVQSPAMDLGSVVKEYEALLNYFTSIRNNFAIYEEEAKKLCPNKTYKEIRKRKRKIQFDEGADDELNFSASNEMKIHTFYILIDTLIKDLNIHLESYRLIYQRFRVITDLPKLNNEEIIKEAENLIQIYKDDLDTSFRHECILLKGQLDITIKSPIDIFKYLKNSGLKDVFPNFDIALRIYLCIPVVNVSAERSFSKISKIENNFRSSMTQERLNNLSILSIERDVTKAINYDDIIDDFAKEKSRENCLI